Within Wyeomyia smithii strain HCP4-BCI-WySm-NY-G18 chromosome 2, ASM2978416v1, whole genome shotgun sequence, the genomic segment taaaatttttaaatgttgATTTCTAAACACGACGCATTCCAGGTAGATCCCAATTTGATATTTACCACACTATAGCGCGAATACGCCGGATAACTCCAACAAAGTCGACCTAGTGGTCATCATCACTTAAATAAACTCTTCAAAAACGTCTGTCGTATTCTAAAATTTCGTATATTTTCCACTACAACGCCTAGAAGCTACTGTAAAATTGTAAATAACAAGTTACGCGATAGAAGAACTATAAAGTACTGTGCAGGTCCTCTCCTGATCTGCGCAGCAACGTGCGATCAGACGTGCGTGTGCCGTTAAAACTAACCTACTTACAATATCAGTattaaaaagtttattttcacgaggaagaaaataaattaaaatgcaATAATTTGTTGCTAACATTGCAATAACCAACAACTGCTTGCGTGCAAGGTAATCGAGCCGCGGGTCAACTTGCAAGCAACTTGGTTCATGTCTTTGATGTAGGAATCGTTCGTACAGACGGTAAAATTTCATTTCGCAAGAGGAATCGTATCAGGGGGGACGATTAAAATGCTGTACGCAAATACGGCAGTCTAAATCTAAACCACCCAGTTGCATTGCTAATTACAATATCTTTGTTCGTTGCTCCATACGATCGTATGATAGGAAAGTTACGCCCTATCTTATCGCACACCGAGAATTAATTACCAGGGCTAAGATGAAGCATACTTTCCATACAAAACAGTCTATCTTCTATACATCGGCGATCGGCGAGTCTTTACATATCAGGGGAAAAAGAAGATCCGTTTCCGTTTTACAGCTGAAACTGATGCAGTGAGCTGTGATAGTCCGGCCGTGGGACCCCGTACCGGCTGGCTGCCCGACTGGACAGGGTGTCGTTGCCGGTCATCATGTGGTGATGGGGTGGCGCTACCAGTAGAACCGGCTGCAGGTTCAACGACTTACGCGAACCGGCAATGCTGACGGCATCCGTGACGTAGGCGTTATTGATTTCTCCTGCAATGAGAGTATACATCGTGAAACCGGGAGGATTTGAGTGATAAACTGGAAAGTTGTAGCGACCGCTTACCCTTGTACATGCTGCTCTGGTACTGTGGCTCCGGTTGCAGCCGAACGTGACGCGTTGCTAGGATAAACGACAGCGTCGCTAAGATAAATCCGTCGATGCAGGctgtcaatgtttttttttaatggaaaatGTGGGAAAGCGCATTAGAGTACTGGTAAAAGAAAGTTAACTGGATTTTGCTTACCAATAATCGCCAGTGGATAGGCCCATCTCAGACCACACAGACCAACTTCAAAACGATTCGACTCCGGACCGCAGATCTTTCTGAACTCATCCGAATTCCAACCGAAGGGAAAAGATACGCATGCGATCACCATGCAGAGAGCTGTTGAATGAGAGGGGATGAAAGGTTTGATAATTAGCTATAAAAATTTTAGTTAACAAAAACCATAAATCAGGGCATATTTAGTGTGAATTTCTAtaatttttgaatgattttAGAATACATGTCATAGAACAAACAAACATAAATTACTTGAATGCAAATGCAAGCGTGTTATTGCTATCTGAGaatatttccttttttcaaCATTTGCACGGCGTGGCTTCAGTTATACGTGAGTTCGATTCTAACGCCGAGATGACggtaaaaaataatttatctgcaCACAtgatagcaagaaaaatttaCTACGAAGACCATACATAATCATACGAGTCAGTAGGAAGACATGACAAGATGATATTCGTATCGCTTGGGAATCGCTAAATCTCAGTAATTTGGCAGAACCGCTGATGAACGAAGACGATCCCCCCATCACATCCTGCCTATTCTACATAACAAAGCAGAGAATCTTGTAGCATCTTTTTCTCTCTGACGTATACGAACAACGTATAAATAAGTTGTAACC encodes:
- the LOC129723888 gene encoding LHFPL tetraspan subfamily member 3 protein, with the protein product MGTKIEYVDSSHMYATNYIRNSKAIAVLWAIFSICYAIISVVAFVTPEWVGDSDSDAGGRLGLWQICQKDDLKDSCSGKLENLLAMQSIAFQVATVFCGLAVATSVLAICCLLLMVFMKSTTVFHICGWMQMLSALCMVIACVSFPFGWNSDEFRKICGPESNRFEVGLCGLRWAYPLAIIACIDGFILATLSFILATRHVRLQPEPQYQSSMYKGEINNAYVTDAVSIAGSRKSLNLQPVLLVAPPHHHMMTGNDTLSSRAASRYGVPRPDYHSSLHQFQL